A section of the Neofelis nebulosa isolate mNeoNeb1 chromosome 12, mNeoNeb1.pri, whole genome shotgun sequence genome encodes:
- the ENG gene encoding endoglin produces the protein MDRGTLLPVVALLLAVCSLRPTSLAETVHCDLQPVDAEVTYVTSRVPEGCVAQVPNATLQVRILFLESSREVSELELKIQKSTQNGTWPQEVLLVLSANKNVLLRLQAPGIPLNLAFDPKMVIFQGHPGINTTKLPPLTTKSQLLNWADTKGPIASVAELNDPESILLRLDQAPGSPSSCSLEPLMDMGHTLEWKPLTPASVRGCRLEGVPGHKEAHIVRVLPGTQDRPRTVTVKVELRCASGDPDAVLILQGPPYVSWLIDANHNMQIWTTGEYSFKIFPEKNIRGFVLPDTPQGLLGEARRLNASVVASFVELPLASVVSLQARSCDGGLQTSPAPVQTTPPKESCNQELLLSLIQPKCSEGVMTLVLKKDLISTLRCTITSLTFWDPSCQAEDRDEQFVLRSTYSSCGTKVTDNVVSNEVVINLLSSSSPQRKKVHCINMEGLSFQLGLYLSPHFLQASNTIELGQQGFVQVSMSPSIPELMLQLDSCQLDLGPDADTVELIQSQVAKGSCVSLLSPGPGGDMRFSFLLRGYMVPTPTTGTLSCTITLRPRTWSLEVHRTISMRLNIVSPGLPDKGLVLPAVLGITFGAFLIGALLTAALWYIYSHTRPPGKREPVVAVAAPASSESSSTNHSIGSTQSTPCSTSSMA, from the exons GTCTTGCAGAAACTGTCCATTGTGACCTACAGCCTGTGGATGCCGAGGTGACATACGTCACGAGTCGGGTTCCCGAGGGCTGCGTGGCTCAGGTCCCCAATGCTACCCTTCAAGTCCGCATTCTCTTCCTGGAGTCCTCAAGG GAGGTGTCAGAGCTGGAGCTGAAAATCCAGAAGTCCACGCAAAATGGCACGTGGCCCCAAGAGGTGCTCCTGGTCCTCAGCGCGAACAAGAACGTGCTCCTGCGGTTACAGGCCCCAGGAATCCCACTCAACCTGGCCTTC GACCCCAAGATGGTCATCTTCCAAGGGCACCCAGGAATCAACACCACAAAGCTGCCACCCCTCACCACCAAGAGTCAGCTCCTCAACTGGGCAGATACAAAGGGCCCCATCGCATCTGTCGCTGAGCTGAACGACCCTGAAAGCATCCTCCTCCGTCTGGACCAAG CCCCAGGGTCACCGTCCTCCTGCAGTCTGGAACCCCTCATGGACATGGGCCACACGCTCGAATGGAAGCCGCTCACTCCGGCCTCTGTCCGGGGCTGTCGTTTGGAAGGTGTGCCTGGCCACAAGGAAGCACACATCGTGAGGGTCCTGCCAGGCACCCAGGACAG GCCCCGGACAGTGACCGTGAAGGTGGAACTGCGTTGTGCCTCGGGGGATCCGGACGCTGTGCTTATCCTGCAAGGGCCCCCCTATGTGTCCTGGCTCATCGACGCCAACCACAACATGCAGATCTGG ACCACTGGGGAATACTCCTTCAAGATCTTTCCGGAGAAGAACATCCGCGGCTTCGTGCTCCCTGACACACCCCAAGGCCTGCTGGGGGAGGCCCGGAGACTCAATGCCAGCGTGGTGGCATCGTTCGTGGAGCTCCCGCTGGCCAGTGTCGTCTCGCTGCAGGCCCGCAGCTGCG ATGGTGGGCTGCAGACCTCTCCCGCACCTGTCCAGACCACCCCTCCCAAGGAGAGCTGCAACCAGGAGCTGCTCCTGTCCCTGATCCAGCCCAAGTGCTCCGAAGGCGTCATGACTCTGGTACTCAAGAAAGATCTCATCTCG ACTCTGAGGTGCACCATCACAAGCCTGACCTTCTGGGACCCCAGCTGCCAGGCTGAGGACAGAGATGAGCAGTTTGTCCTGCGCAGCACCTACTCCAGCTGTGGCACGAAAGTGACAGACAATGTGGTCAGTAATGAG GTGGTCATCAACCTCTTGTCAAGTTCATCACCGCAACGG AAAAAGGTGCACTGCATCAACATGGAGGGCCTCTCCTTCCAGCTGGGCCTGTATCTCAGCCCGCACTTCCTCCAGGCCTCCAACACCATCGAGCTGGGGCAACAAGGCTTTGTGCAG GTGAGCATGTCCCCATCGATCCCTGAGCTCATGCTCCAGCTGGACAGCTGCCAACTGGATTTGGGGCCTGACGCGGACACCGTGGAGCTCATCCAGAGCCAGGTAGCCAAGGGCAGCTGTGTAAGCCTGCTGTCCCCAGGCCCTGGTGGTGACATGCGCTTCAGCTTCCTCCTCCGTGGCTACATGGTGCCCACACCCACGACTGGCACCCTCAGCTGCACCATAACCCTGCGCCCGAGGACTTGGTCCCTG gaagtccacAGGACTATTTCTATGCGTCTGAACATCGTCAGCCCTGGACTGCCTG ACAAAGGCCTCGTCCTGCCCGCCGTGCTGGGCATCACCTTTGGCGCCTTCCTTATCGGGGCCCTGCTCACCGCTGCACTCTGGTACATCTACTCGCACACGC gtcCCCCCGGCAAGCGGGAGCCCGTGGTGGCGGTGGCCGCCCCGGCCTCCTCAGAAAGCAGTAGCACCAACCACAGCATCGGGAGCACCCAGAGCACCCCCTGCTCCACCAGCAGCATGGCGTAG
- the FPGS gene encoding folylpolyglutamate synthase, mitochondrial isoform X1 — MSQARRHLRPALFLAAVSARVATTGVAARRGLSAWPAPQEPGMEYQDAVRALNTLQTNAGYLEQVKRQRGDPQAQLEAMKLYLARSGLQVEDLDQLNIIHVTGTKGKGSTCAFTERILRSYGLKTGFFSSPHLVQVRERIRINGQPISPELFTKHFWPLYHRLEETKDSSSYASMPAYFRFLTLMAFHVFLQEKVDLAVVEVGIGGAYDCTNIIRKPAVCGISSLGIDHTSILGDTVEEIAWQKGGIFKRGVPAFTVLQPDGPLAVLRDRAQQISCPLYLCPPLEALEEGGPPLTLGLEGEHQRSNAALALQLARCWLQQKDYRGIGELKVSRPSLLRQMPLAPVFQPTTHMRHGLRDTEWLGRTQVLRRGPLTWYLDGAHTASSMQACVRWFRQALHRRPRPSRGSEVLVLLFNSTGDRDPAALLKLLQPCQFDYAVFCPNLTEVSTVGNADQQNFMVTLDQVLLRCLAHQQHWSRLAEEQAGPEPGAPTSSLLAPPPPEPRSTSSLVFSCISHALLWISQGRDPVFQPPGPPQGLFAHPAAGSGAGVLREAAAIHVLVTGSLHLVGGVLKLLEPALSQ, encoded by the exons ATGTCGCAGGCACGCCGCCACCTGCGACCCGCTCTTTTCCTGGCGGCGGTTTCTGCGCGCGTTGCAACTACTGGGGTAGCGGCTCGGCGAGGGTTGAGCGCGTGGCCCGCGCCGCAGGAGCCCGGCATGGAGTATCAG GATGCTGTGCGCGCACTGAACACCTTGCAGACCAATGCTGGCTATCTGGAGCAGGTAAAGCGCCAGCGGGGTGACCCTCAGGCACAGCTGGAAGCCATGAAGCTGTACTTGGCACGGAGTGGGCTGCAG GTGGAAGACTTGGACCAGCTGAACATCATTCACGTCACTGGGACCAAGGGGAAG GGTTCCACTTGTGCCTTTACTGAACGTATTCTCCGAAGCTATGGCCTGAAGACAGGATTCTTTAG CTCTCCCCACCTGGTGCAGGTGCGGGAGCGGATCCGCATCAACGGGCAGCCCATAAGCCCTGAGCTCTTCACCAAGCACTTCTGGCCCCTCTACCACCGGCTGGAGGAGACCAAG GACAGCAGCAGTTATGCCTCCATGCCCGCCTACTTCCGCTTCCTCACGCTCATGGCCTTCCACGTCTTCCTCCAAGAGAAG GTGGACCTGGCAGTGGTGGAGGTGGGCATTGGTGGCGCTTACGACTGCACCAACATCATCAG GAAGCCTGCGGTGTGTGGCATCTCCTCTCTTGGCATCGACCACACCAGCATTCTGGGGGACACAGTGGAGGAGATCGCGTGGCAGAAAGGGGGCATCTTCAAG cGTGGCGTCCCCGCCTTCACCGTGCTCCAGCCTGACGGTCCCCTGGCAGTGCTGAGGGACCGGGCCCAGCAGATCTCA TGTCCTCTCTACCTGTGCCCACCACTGGAAGCCCTGGAGGAAGGGGGGCCGCCGCTGACCCTGGGCCTGGAGGGAGAGCACCAGAGGTCCAATGCCGCCTTGGCCTTGCAGCTGGCTCGCTGCTGGCTACAGCAAAAGGACTACCGGG GCATCGGGGAGCTGAAGGTGTCCAGGCCCAGTCTCTTGCGGCAGATGCCCCTGGCGCCCGTGTTCCAGCCCACGACCCACATGCGGCATG GGCTTCGGGACACGGAGTGGCTGGGCCGGACGCAGGTGCTGCGGCGCGGGCCCCTCACCTGGTACCTGGATGGCGCGCACACCGCCAGCAGCATGCAGGCCTGCGTGCGCTGGTTCCGCCAGGCGCTGCACCGCCGCCCGAGGCCAAGCCG cgGCTCTGAGGTGCTTGTCCTGCTTTTCAACTCCACCGGAGACCGGGATCCTGCAGCGCTGCTGAAGCTGCTGCAG CCCTGTCAGTTTGACTATGCTGTTTTCTGCCCTAACCTGACAGAGGTTTCAACTGTTGGCAATGCAG ACCAGCAGAACTTCATGGTGACCCTGGACCAGGTGCTGCTCCGCTGCCTTGCACACCAACAGCACTGGAGCCGCCTGGCCGAGGAGCAGGCCGGCCCGGAGCCTGGTGCGCCCACATCCTCGCTGCTGGCTCCCCCCCCGCCCGAGCCCCGCAGCACCAGCTCCCTCGTCTTCAGCTGCATCTCCCACGCCTTGCTGTGGATCAGTCAAGGCCGGGACCCTGTCTTTCAGCCACCCGGTCCCCCGCAGGGCCTCTTCGCCCACCCGGCGGCAGGCAGCGGGGCCGGCGTGCTCCGTGAGGCTGCCGCCATCCACGTGCTGGTCACCGGCAGCCTGCACCTGGTGGGCGGCGTCCTGAAGCTGCTGGAGCCGGCCCTGTCCCAGTAG
- the FPGS gene encoding folylpolyglutamate synthase, mitochondrial isoform X3 gives MVVCMSQVEDLDQLNIIHVTGTKGKGSTCAFTERILRSYGLKTGFFSSPHLVQVRERIRINGQPISPELFTKHFWPLYHRLEETKDSSSYASMPAYFRFLTLMAFHVFLQEKVDLAVVEVGIGGAYDCTNIIRKPAVCGISSLGIDHTSILGDTVEEIAWQKGGIFKRGVPAFTVLQPDGPLAVLRDRAQQISCPLYLCPPLEALEEGGPPLTLGLEGEHQRSNAALALQLARCWLQQKDYRGIGELKVSRPSLLRQMPLAPVFQPTTHMRHGLRDTEWLGRTQVLRRGPLTWYLDGAHTASSMQACVRWFRQALHRRPRPSRGSEVLVLLFNSTGDRDPAALLKLLQPCQFDYAVFCPNLTEVSTVGNADQQNFMVTLDQVLLRCLAHQQHWSRLAEEQAGPEPGAPTSSLLAPPPPEPRSTSSLVFSCISHALLWISQGRDPVFQPPGPPQGLFAHPAAGSGAGVLREAAAIHVLVTGSLHLVGGVLKLLEPALSQ, from the exons ATGGTTGTCTGTATGTCTCAGGTGGAAGACTTGGACCAGCTGAACATCATTCACGTCACTGGGACCAAGGGGAAG GGTTCCACTTGTGCCTTTACTGAACGTATTCTCCGAAGCTATGGCCTGAAGACAGGATTCTTTAG CTCTCCCCACCTGGTGCAGGTGCGGGAGCGGATCCGCATCAACGGGCAGCCCATAAGCCCTGAGCTCTTCACCAAGCACTTCTGGCCCCTCTACCACCGGCTGGAGGAGACCAAG GACAGCAGCAGTTATGCCTCCATGCCCGCCTACTTCCGCTTCCTCACGCTCATGGCCTTCCACGTCTTCCTCCAAGAGAAG GTGGACCTGGCAGTGGTGGAGGTGGGCATTGGTGGCGCTTACGACTGCACCAACATCATCAG GAAGCCTGCGGTGTGTGGCATCTCCTCTCTTGGCATCGACCACACCAGCATTCTGGGGGACACAGTGGAGGAGATCGCGTGGCAGAAAGGGGGCATCTTCAAG cGTGGCGTCCCCGCCTTCACCGTGCTCCAGCCTGACGGTCCCCTGGCAGTGCTGAGGGACCGGGCCCAGCAGATCTCA TGTCCTCTCTACCTGTGCCCACCACTGGAAGCCCTGGAGGAAGGGGGGCCGCCGCTGACCCTGGGCCTGGAGGGAGAGCACCAGAGGTCCAATGCCGCCTTGGCCTTGCAGCTGGCTCGCTGCTGGCTACAGCAAAAGGACTACCGGG GCATCGGGGAGCTGAAGGTGTCCAGGCCCAGTCTCTTGCGGCAGATGCCCCTGGCGCCCGTGTTCCAGCCCACGACCCACATGCGGCATG GGCTTCGGGACACGGAGTGGCTGGGCCGGACGCAGGTGCTGCGGCGCGGGCCCCTCACCTGGTACCTGGATGGCGCGCACACCGCCAGCAGCATGCAGGCCTGCGTGCGCTGGTTCCGCCAGGCGCTGCACCGCCGCCCGAGGCCAAGCCG cgGCTCTGAGGTGCTTGTCCTGCTTTTCAACTCCACCGGAGACCGGGATCCTGCAGCGCTGCTGAAGCTGCTGCAG CCCTGTCAGTTTGACTATGCTGTTTTCTGCCCTAACCTGACAGAGGTTTCAACTGTTGGCAATGCAG ACCAGCAGAACTTCATGGTGACCCTGGACCAGGTGCTGCTCCGCTGCCTTGCACACCAACAGCACTGGAGCCGCCTGGCCGAGGAGCAGGCCGGCCCGGAGCCTGGTGCGCCCACATCCTCGCTGCTGGCTCCCCCCCCGCCCGAGCCCCGCAGCACCAGCTCCCTCGTCTTCAGCTGCATCTCCCACGCCTTGCTGTGGATCAGTCAAGGCCGGGACCCTGTCTTTCAGCCACCCGGTCCCCCGCAGGGCCTCTTCGCCCACCCGGCGGCAGGCAGCGGGGCCGGCGTGCTCCGTGAGGCTGCCGCCATCCACGTGCTGGTCACCGGCAGCCTGCACCTGGTGGGCGGCGTCCTGAAGCTGCTGGAGCCGGCCCTGTCCCAGTAG
- the FPGS gene encoding folylpolyglutamate synthase, mitochondrial isoform X2: protein MEQPGPSGSLFSANTASFQDAVRALNTLQTNAGYLEQVKRQRGDPQAQLEAMKLYLARSGLQVEDLDQLNIIHVTGTKGKGSTCAFTERILRSYGLKTGFFSSPHLVQVRERIRINGQPISPELFTKHFWPLYHRLEETKDSSSYASMPAYFRFLTLMAFHVFLQEKVDLAVVEVGIGGAYDCTNIIRKPAVCGISSLGIDHTSILGDTVEEIAWQKGGIFKRGVPAFTVLQPDGPLAVLRDRAQQISCPLYLCPPLEALEEGGPPLTLGLEGEHQRSNAALALQLARCWLQQKDYRGIGELKVSRPSLLRQMPLAPVFQPTTHMRHGLRDTEWLGRTQVLRRGPLTWYLDGAHTASSMQACVRWFRQALHRRPRPSRGSEVLVLLFNSTGDRDPAALLKLLQPCQFDYAVFCPNLTEVSTVGNADQQNFMVTLDQVLLRCLAHQQHWSRLAEEQAGPEPGAPTSSLLAPPPPEPRSTSSLVFSCISHALLWISQGRDPVFQPPGPPQGLFAHPAAGSGAGVLREAAAIHVLVTGSLHLVGGVLKLLEPALSQ from the exons GATGCTGTGCGCGCACTGAACACCTTGCAGACCAATGCTGGCTATCTGGAGCAGGTAAAGCGCCAGCGGGGTGACCCTCAGGCACAGCTGGAAGCCATGAAGCTGTACTTGGCACGGAGTGGGCTGCAG GTGGAAGACTTGGACCAGCTGAACATCATTCACGTCACTGGGACCAAGGGGAAG GGTTCCACTTGTGCCTTTACTGAACGTATTCTCCGAAGCTATGGCCTGAAGACAGGATTCTTTAG CTCTCCCCACCTGGTGCAGGTGCGGGAGCGGATCCGCATCAACGGGCAGCCCATAAGCCCTGAGCTCTTCACCAAGCACTTCTGGCCCCTCTACCACCGGCTGGAGGAGACCAAG GACAGCAGCAGTTATGCCTCCATGCCCGCCTACTTCCGCTTCCTCACGCTCATGGCCTTCCACGTCTTCCTCCAAGAGAAG GTGGACCTGGCAGTGGTGGAGGTGGGCATTGGTGGCGCTTACGACTGCACCAACATCATCAG GAAGCCTGCGGTGTGTGGCATCTCCTCTCTTGGCATCGACCACACCAGCATTCTGGGGGACACAGTGGAGGAGATCGCGTGGCAGAAAGGGGGCATCTTCAAG cGTGGCGTCCCCGCCTTCACCGTGCTCCAGCCTGACGGTCCCCTGGCAGTGCTGAGGGACCGGGCCCAGCAGATCTCA TGTCCTCTCTACCTGTGCCCACCACTGGAAGCCCTGGAGGAAGGGGGGCCGCCGCTGACCCTGGGCCTGGAGGGAGAGCACCAGAGGTCCAATGCCGCCTTGGCCTTGCAGCTGGCTCGCTGCTGGCTACAGCAAAAGGACTACCGGG GCATCGGGGAGCTGAAGGTGTCCAGGCCCAGTCTCTTGCGGCAGATGCCCCTGGCGCCCGTGTTCCAGCCCACGACCCACATGCGGCATG GGCTTCGGGACACGGAGTGGCTGGGCCGGACGCAGGTGCTGCGGCGCGGGCCCCTCACCTGGTACCTGGATGGCGCGCACACCGCCAGCAGCATGCAGGCCTGCGTGCGCTGGTTCCGCCAGGCGCTGCACCGCCGCCCGAGGCCAAGCCG cgGCTCTGAGGTGCTTGTCCTGCTTTTCAACTCCACCGGAGACCGGGATCCTGCAGCGCTGCTGAAGCTGCTGCAG CCCTGTCAGTTTGACTATGCTGTTTTCTGCCCTAACCTGACAGAGGTTTCAACTGTTGGCAATGCAG ACCAGCAGAACTTCATGGTGACCCTGGACCAGGTGCTGCTCCGCTGCCTTGCACACCAACAGCACTGGAGCCGCCTGGCCGAGGAGCAGGCCGGCCCGGAGCCTGGTGCGCCCACATCCTCGCTGCTGGCTCCCCCCCCGCCCGAGCCCCGCAGCACCAGCTCCCTCGTCTTCAGCTGCATCTCCCACGCCTTGCTGTGGATCAGTCAAGGCCGGGACCCTGTCTTTCAGCCACCCGGTCCCCCGCAGGGCCTCTTCGCCCACCCGGCGGCAGGCAGCGGGGCCGGCGTGCTCCGTGAGGCTGCCGCCATCCACGTGCTGGTCACCGGCAGCCTGCACCTGGTGGGCGGCGTCCTGAAGCTGCTGGAGCCGGCCCTGTCCCAGTAG